A window of Microscilla marina ATCC 23134 contains these coding sequences:
- a CDS encoding DUF4139 domain-containing protein, whose protein sequence is MTISKKTILTLAFLFSLMASSWANDKEKAVKSKIKEVTVFLNRAQVTNTARVSLSAGKTLLVFEGLSTKLAKQSLQVAAKGNLTIMSVKHRINYLKSFSKARRIKQLEDSLEYYQDRIARVGIEKEVLNSEEKMILANKKIGGQKGVSAQELAEMAAFYRKRLSEIRFAVLRHNKVLRKYRQQKNKIKYQLRVENKNANKPTSEVMVTVSAKSAINANFELNYIVMNAGWRPIYDLRAKNSKSPIQLSYKAEVFQNTGIDWKNVDITLSTGNPSQSGYKPDLNPWYVNIYQSQKYYNRREAYRLRKEAEKVEKQALYDKKKAKSSKTSFSRKPNSSTVADFTKVVESTFATKFDISIPYSIPSNGKPQLVDVKSHTLKTIYNRSAVPKLDKDAFLMARLVDWEKFNLLSGKANIYFEGTFVGETYLNTNNTKDTLAISLGRDKRIIIDRKQIKDFSSKRFLGSKIKQTYGYEIAIRNTKNEAVELVIEEQIPVSKNNKVTVELLEAKGTKVDPTTGKVTWKLTLQPKQAAKVLLKYSIKYPKGKQISFGG, encoded by the coding sequence ATGACGATTTCAAAAAAAACAATACTAACCCTTGCTTTTCTTTTTAGCCTGATGGCAAGCAGTTGGGCAAATGACAAGGAAAAGGCAGTAAAGTCTAAAATAAAGGAGGTGACGGTGTTTTTGAATCGTGCCCAGGTAACCAACACCGCAAGGGTATCTTTGTCTGCGGGCAAAACCCTACTAGTATTTGAAGGCTTGTCTACCAAACTTGCCAAACAAAGTTTACAAGTGGCAGCCAAGGGCAACCTCACCATTATGTCGGTCAAGCACCGCATCAATTATCTAAAAAGTTTTAGCAAGGCTCGCCGCATCAAACAGCTGGAAGACTCACTGGAGTATTACCAAGACCGCATTGCCAGGGTAGGCATTGAAAAAGAGGTGTTGAACAGCGAAGAAAAGATGATTCTTGCCAATAAGAAAATAGGGGGGCAAAAAGGTGTGTCAGCGCAAGAACTTGCCGAGATGGCAGCTTTTTATCGCAAACGTTTGTCTGAAATTCGTTTTGCTGTATTGCGTCACAACAAAGTTTTACGTAAGTATCGCCAACAAAAAAATAAAATTAAATACCAGCTCCGCGTAGAAAACAAAAATGCCAACAAACCCACCAGTGAGGTAATGGTGACTGTATCGGCTAAAAGTGCAATAAACGCCAACTTTGAACTGAATTACATAGTAATGAATGCCGGATGGAGACCCATTTATGACTTGCGTGCCAAAAACAGTAAAAGCCCCATTCAGTTGAGTTACAAAGCAGAGGTTTTCCAAAACACGGGCATCGACTGGAAGAATGTAGACATTACGCTCTCTACGGGCAATCCGAGCCAAAGTGGCTACAAGCCAGATTTGAACCCTTGGTATGTAAATATATATCAATCACAGAAATACTATAACAGAAGAGAAGCTTATAGGCTTAGAAAAGAAGCTGAAAAAGTCGAAAAACAGGCTCTCTATGACAAGAAAAAGGCTAAATCGTCTAAAACAAGCTTCTCAAGGAAACCCAACAGTAGCACTGTAGCCGATTTTACCAAAGTAGTAGAGTCTACCTTTGCCACCAAGTTTGACATTTCTATTCCTTATAGCATTCCGTCTAATGGCAAACCACAACTCGTGGATGTAAAAAGCCATACTTTGAAAACCATTTACAACCGTAGTGCAGTGCCTAAGTTAGACAAAGATGCATTTTTGATGGCACGCTTGGTCGATTGGGAGAAATTTAACCTGCTTTCGGGCAAAGCCAACATTTATTTTGAAGGTACTTTTGTGGGCGAGACTTATCTGAACACCAATAATACCAAAGATACGTTGGCCATTTCATTAGGGCGTGATAAGCGAATTATTATTGACCGTAAGCAAATCAAGGATTTTAGCAGCAAAAGGTTTTTGGGGTCTAAAATAAAGCAAACCTATGGTTATGAGATTGCCATCAGAAATACCAAAAACGAAGCGGTGGAGTTGGTGATAGAAGAGCAGATTCCAGTATCTAAAAACAACAAAGTAACCGTGGAGCTATTGGAAGCCAAAGGCACCAAAGTAGACCCGACTACAGGCAAGGTCACCTGGAAACTGACCTTACAACCCAAGCAAGCCGCTAAGGTATTGCTCAAGTACAGCATCAAATACCCTAAGGGTAAACAAATTAGTTTTGGAGGATAA
- a CDS encoding 2OG-Fe(II) oxygenase, with product MQVDQLHEKVFTISNVFTPEECEHYIDFTEKVGYAPAPVTTPWGPEMMPDVRNNERVMFDDNNLAASLWQKLQPLLPTRLQGKKAVGLNERFRFYKYHPGQEFKEHKDGHFRRNAQEVSVLTLLIYLNEDFTGGDTFFRTMDINFVPKQGAALIFEHRVVHAGLPVIEGVKYVLRSDVMYQ from the coding sequence ATGCAAGTAGATCAACTTCACGAAAAAGTATTTACCATCAGCAATGTGTTTACTCCAGAGGAATGTGAACATTACATTGACTTTACCGAAAAGGTGGGGTATGCACCTGCACCAGTAACCACGCCTTGGGGTCCCGAAATGATGCCCGATGTGCGTAACAACGAGCGGGTAATGTTTGACGACAATAACCTGGCGGCAAGCCTTTGGCAAAAACTACAACCTTTGCTGCCAACTCGTTTGCAAGGTAAAAAAGCAGTAGGTTTAAACGAACGTTTTCGGTTTTATAAATACCACCCAGGGCAAGAGTTTAAGGAACACAAAGATGGGCACTTTAGACGTAATGCTCAGGAGGTCAGTGTATTGACTTTATTAATTTATTTGAATGAGGACTTTACAGGAGGAGACACGTTTTTTCGAACAATGGATATAAATTTTGTCCCCAAACAAGGGGCTGCCTTGATTTTTGAACATCGGGTAGTACACGCTGGTTTGCCTGTAATTGAGGGGGTAAAATATGTGCTCAGGTCTGATGTAATGTATCAATAG
- a CDS encoding S-adenosylmethionine:tRNA ribosyltransferase-isomerase: protein MSNQSIDNLPPVYLTDYNYTLPEERIAKSPLMQRDQSKLLVYQSGNIQHQHFYDLPQHLPADTMLVFNNTKVIPARLYFQKPTGALIEVFLLKPEAPHEIAAAMHTGNGCIWHCMIGNKRKWNKGLILEQVLPNGLVLKAELTDSEKQWVRFEWNNSHVSFAEVLAMTGELPLPPYLKRKATQKDADQYQTVYSKFEGAVAAPTAGLHFTPEVISQLQDKGIQTEFLTLHVSAGTFQPVKVENVIEHDMHSEQLVIHKQNIEHLLHHSGNIVAVGTTSMRVLESVYWLGVRLLKENYELLPGTPFQIDKLLPYQWENNDLPTRQEALQAILNYMNRQELGKLWGATEIFIFPRYEFKMCKGLITNYHLPKTTLILLVAAFVGNDWEKIYNEALAKDYRFLSYGDSSLLWCNEASK, encoded by the coding sequence ATGAGCAATCAGAGCATTGATAACTTACCTCCGGTTTATTTAACCGATTATAATTATACATTACCAGAAGAACGCATTGCCAAAAGTCCTTTAATGCAACGCGATCAGTCTAAACTCTTGGTTTACCAATCGGGCAATATTCAGCATCAGCATTTTTATGATTTGCCACAGCACTTGCCCGCTGACACTATGCTGGTGTTTAACAATACCAAAGTGATTCCGGCAAGGTTGTATTTTCAAAAACCCACGGGTGCCTTGATTGAAGTGTTTTTGCTAAAACCTGAAGCTCCCCATGAAATAGCGGCTGCTATGCATACAGGTAATGGATGTATCTGGCACTGCATGATTGGCAACAAAAGAAAATGGAACAAGGGACTGATACTGGAGCAAGTCTTACCCAATGGATTGGTGCTAAAAGCAGAGCTAACCGATTCCGAAAAACAGTGGGTAAGGTTTGAGTGGAACAATAGTCATGTGAGCTTTGCTGAGGTATTGGCTATGACAGGCGAGTTACCCCTGCCTCCTTACCTTAAGCGCAAAGCTACCCAAAAAGACGCAGATCAGTACCAAACGGTATACTCCAAGTTTGAAGGAGCAGTGGCCGCCCCTACTGCTGGCTTGCACTTTACCCCAGAGGTGATCAGTCAGTTGCAAGACAAGGGGATACAAACCGAATTTTTGACTTTACACGTCAGTGCAGGCACTTTTCAGCCAGTAAAGGTTGAAAATGTAATAGAGCACGACATGCACTCTGAGCAGTTGGTGATTCATAAACAAAATATTGAGCACTTACTCCATCATTCGGGCAATATAGTGGCAGTGGGTACCACTTCTATGCGGGTGCTTGAAAGTGTGTATTGGCTAGGGGTACGTTTGCTCAAAGAAAACTATGAATTGTTGCCTGGCACCCCTTTTCAAATCGATAAACTGTTGCCTTACCAATGGGAAAACAACGATTTACCTACTCGTCAAGAGGCTTTACAGGCAATTTTAAATTATATGAATCGTCAGGAACTGGGCAAACTTTGGGGGGCTACCGAAATATTTATTTTTCCCCGATATGAGTTTAAAATGTGTAAAGGCCTGATTACCAATTATCACTTGCCCAAAACTACTTTAATTTTACTAGTGGCGGCTTTTGTGGGCAACGATTGGGAAAAAATATATAATGAAGCTTTAGCCAAAGATTATCGTTTCTTGAGCTATGGCGACTCGTCTTTGCTTTGGTGTAATGAGGCAAGTAAGTAA
- a CDS encoding RpnC/YadD family protein, with the protein MSNKYDKIFKENIGEYFLSLSKKHLGIEVASSEELKDKLQTTLEREADFLRKITTPKGEKMIIQLEFQTTDEQGMVERMQLCFALLRQKYQLPVHQFVIYVGSKPPKMRTRLQPQEIFTGFKLIDLQQVSYEQWLDSNIPEEMLLAILGDFQQVDALIVLKQIISKLDKLINDPGTLQKYIRQLTTLARLRNLTIETKKTLNSMAFTYDIEKDAFYQKGVKTGKEEGKEEGKKEGREEVKIEMVLGLINSGKLTLSEIAQLAKISLEQVQKIADQNK; encoded by the coding sequence ATGAGTAATAAATACGACAAGATATTTAAAGAGAATATTGGCGAATACTTTTTATCTTTGAGCAAAAAGCACTTGGGTATAGAGGTAGCAAGCAGCGAAGAACTCAAAGACAAACTGCAAACTACATTGGAGCGAGAGGCTGATTTTCTGAGAAAAATAACTACGCCAAAGGGCGAAAAAATGATCATTCAGCTAGAGTTTCAAACCACCGACGAACAAGGAATGGTAGAGCGAATGCAGCTGTGTTTTGCCCTGTTACGACAAAAGTATCAATTGCCCGTACATCAGTTTGTGATTTATGTAGGGAGCAAACCACCTAAAATGCGTACTAGGTTGCAACCACAAGAAATTTTTACTGGTTTTAAGTTGATTGACTTGCAGCAGGTAAGCTATGAGCAATGGCTTGACTCAAATATACCAGAAGAAATGCTGCTTGCGATATTAGGTGATTTTCAGCAGGTAGATGCTTTGATAGTTTTGAAACAAATAATTTCAAAACTTGACAAACTAATTAATGACCCTGGTACGTTACAAAAATATATCAGGCAACTCACCACCCTTGCCCGATTGAGAAATTTGACAATTGAAACCAAAAAAACACTGAATTCTATGGCATTTACTTATGATATTGAAAAAGATGCTTTTTATCAAAAAGGAGTAAAAACAGGTAAGGAAGAAGGAAAAGAAGAAGGCAAGAAAGAAGGCAGGGAAGAAGTAAAAATAGAAATGGTACTTGGCTTGATCAACTCTGGCAAACTTACCTTAAGTGAAATTGCCCAACTTGCAAAAATTAGCCTGGAACAAGTGCAAAAAATTGCTGATCAAAATAAATAA
- a CDS encoding tetratricopeptide repeat protein: MTRTSLQLYKGAWAFVIWLVVGNVGLLYAQQDSVAIWQEQLAKATSEEDKIEVLQNLVFYLSLDDPQAAAKYASEEYTIAKKLKDEEYIAHSLNDLGDLQKNQSNYKKALEYYLKALKYYQSAKSSKGVAYTLNAIGLIYYYQGEYDKALKNFQEAYIIYKEMNSGPGIDETLRYLGAVYYAQADYDLALEHYLKALKHNEQRNDKGSLQLALNNVGIVYKKLKKNDKALIYFKQSLKVSQESKNEDGIAQALNNIGAIYDDAKAFEKALDYYGQALKIFQESDDKNSEAIALNNIGIVHKNLKNYDKSLDYHAQSLKIKAEIGDKKGEAASLNSIGQTYLSRGNVKQALVYLRRGLRIATEIGVKEFEKEAYEYTAKAYAQSENYQRAYEYHQRYANIKDSLFSSENFAQISSLQNKFKTEQNEKRLQLASKDKLIEQMTKKRNLWRNIGIAVSVAFIVLLGLILFRWMQAKKQAATVADLGTSSSTKKEEETV; this comes from the coding sequence ATGACACGAACCTCTCTCCAATTATACAAAGGAGCATGGGCTTTTGTGATTTGGCTGGTAGTGGGCAATGTTGGGCTCTTATATGCTCAACAAGACTCTGTTGCTATCTGGCAAGAACAATTGGCAAAAGCTACCTCTGAAGAAGATAAGATAGAAGTTTTACAAAACCTGGTGTTTTACTTATCGCTGGACGACCCCCAAGCAGCCGCAAAGTACGCCAGTGAAGAGTACACTATTGCCAAAAAACTCAAAGATGAAGAGTATATTGCACATAGCCTCAACGATTTGGGCGACTTACAAAAAAACCAAAGTAATTATAAAAAAGCCCTTGAGTATTACCTGAAAGCCCTTAAATATTACCAAAGTGCTAAATCGAGCAAGGGGGTGGCTTATACCCTGAATGCCATAGGCTTGATTTATTATTATCAGGGAGAATATGACAAAGCACTGAAAAACTTTCAGGAAGCATATATCATTTACAAAGAAATGAATAGTGGGCCGGGTATAGACGAGACCTTGCGTTATCTGGGAGCAGTATACTACGCCCAAGCAGACTACGATCTTGCTCTTGAACACTATCTGAAAGCCTTGAAACACAACGAGCAACGCAATGATAAGGGGAGCTTACAACTTGCGCTCAATAATGTGGGTATTGTGTATAAAAAGCTTAAGAAAAATGACAAAGCCCTGATTTACTTTAAACAATCGTTAAAAGTAAGTCAAGAAAGTAAAAATGAAGATGGGATAGCTCAGGCACTCAATAATATAGGTGCCATTTATGATGATGCTAAAGCGTTTGAAAAAGCATTGGATTATTATGGACAAGCTCTCAAAATTTTCCAGGAAAGCGACGACAAAAACAGTGAAGCTATTGCATTAAACAACATTGGTATTGTACACAAAAACCTTAAAAACTATGACAAGTCACTGGATTACCATGCACAATCGTTGAAGATAAAGGCAGAGATTGGAGATAAAAAAGGAGAAGCAGCTTCGCTCAACAGCATTGGGCAAACTTACCTAAGTAGAGGGAATGTAAAACAAGCCTTGGTTTATTTACGCAGAGGGCTACGCATTGCTACCGAAATAGGAGTTAAAGAATTTGAAAAAGAAGCTTATGAGTACACTGCTAAAGCTTATGCCCAAAGTGAAAACTATCAAAGGGCTTATGAATATCACCAAAGGTACGCCAACATCAAAGACTCTTTGTTTAGTTCCGAAAACTTTGCCCAAATATCGTCTTTGCAGAACAAGTTTAAAACTGAGCAAAACGAGAAAAGACTACAACTTGCCAGCAAAGATAAACTCATCGAGCAAATGACTAAAAAACGAAACCTGTGGCGCAATATAGGCATCGCTGTTTCAGTAGCATTCATTGTTTTGTTGGGTTTGATATTATTCAGGTGGATGCAAGCAAAAAAGCAAGCGGCAACGGTGGCTGACCTGGGTACATCAAGCTCGACAAAAAAAGAAGAAGAGACTGTTTGA
- a CDS encoding amidohydrolase family protein codes for MEENKEHKADNRRSALKKIAIAGTAAIFSPSILVGQDLSDQYKMVIKGGRVFTEGALKSLEVGITHADKLKLSPTPLEASKVINASGKIVSPGFIDILGDNASNPRQTYRLFEKYKVSDGVTTVLQMHGGAMFPKSFHNTFDRLPHYTNFGVSIFVMRLRLKYSLAQRYRYVEQGLEQGALAVAHSMEYQPDTTYAEVLQYAKLAKKYDRPLFLHLRYSDEKRELEGVKEAIRLAKESGGARVHIDHLHSTGGTFNMAKALELIQNANNMGLEITCCVYPYSYWATYIVSKRFAPGWRKRFGMTYTDLTVVGTGKKITAQTFPLYRKRHGVLVAVPEGTMPFEKTINLALQTDFCMIGSDGGIQSAPRANNHPRGAGCFATAVRHGMDIGMSLEKVLDKVTTLPGRLMRPSMNDRAVLKDGNIADVTIFDPKTIRGKASVANPNQFSEGIDTVIVNGEVAYQNKKLLKSAGKPIFYGK; via the coding sequence GTGGAAGAGAATAAAGAACACAAAGCAGACAATCGAAGGTCGGCACTCAAAAAAATTGCCATTGCTGGTACTGCGGCTATCTTTAGCCCTTCAATTTTGGTAGGGCAAGATTTAAGCGACCAATACAAAATGGTTATTAAAGGTGGAAGGGTATTTACCGAAGGTGCACTTAAGTCGCTAGAGGTAGGTATTACCCATGCGGACAAACTTAAGCTAAGCCCTACTCCGTTAGAAGCCAGCAAGGTAATCAACGCCTCAGGAAAAATTGTAAGTCCTGGATTTATCGATATTCTAGGAGATAATGCCAGCAACCCACGTCAGACTTACCGCTTGTTTGAAAAATACAAAGTAAGCGATGGGGTAACCACGGTATTGCAAATGCACGGGGGGGCTATGTTTCCCAAAAGTTTTCACAATACGTTTGATCGTTTGCCTCACTACACCAATTTTGGGGTGAGTATTTTCGTGATGCGTTTGCGTCTGAAGTATTCATTGGCACAGCGTTACCGTTATGTAGAGCAAGGGCTAGAGCAGGGAGCTTTGGCAGTAGCACACAGTATGGAGTACCAACCAGACACTACTTATGCCGAAGTATTGCAGTATGCCAAACTTGCCAAAAAATATGACCGCCCACTCTTTTTACATTTGCGTTACTCAGACGAAAAACGTGAGTTGGAAGGGGTAAAAGAAGCCATTCGGCTGGCTAAAGAATCTGGAGGCGCACGTGTACACATAGATCACTTGCACTCTACCGGAGGTACATTTAACATGGCTAAAGCTTTAGAGCTTATCCAAAATGCGAACAACATGGGGCTGGAAATTACCTGTTGTGTATACCCTTACAGTTATTGGGCAACCTATATTGTATCTAAGAGGTTTGCCCCAGGTTGGCGCAAACGTTTTGGCATGACTTACACTGATTTGACGGTAGTAGGTACGGGTAAAAAGATTACTGCACAAACTTTCCCCCTTTACCGTAAACGTCACGGAGTATTGGTAGCAGTGCCCGAAGGCACCATGCCTTTTGAGAAAACGATTAACCTGGCATTACAAACCGATTTTTGTATGATAGGTTCTGACGGAGGCATACAAAGTGCGCCCAGAGCCAATAATCACCCTAGAGGAGCAGGTTGTTTCGCTACTGCTGTTCGTCATGGCATGGACATAGGCATGAGTCTGGAAAAGGTGCTCGACAAAGTAACTACCTTACCTGGACGTCTGATGCGCCCTTCTATGAATGATAGGGCAGTGTTGAAAGATGGTAACATAGCCGATGTAACCATATTTGACCCTAAAACGATTCGGGGAAAAGCCAGTGTAGCAAACCCTAACCAGTTTTCAGAAGGCATAGATACTGTGATTGTCAATGGTGAGGTTGCTTACCAAAACAAAAAACTGCTTAAGTCGGCAGGGAAACCTATTTTTTATGGTAAATAA
- a CDS encoding mechanosensitive ion channel family protein, whose amino-acid sequence MMILNSTFDKIINSRFLGSSVLQYTVFLTYLLGGILLGRLLYFFLKKYARRVTAKTKSTIDDMIVDLIEEPLVAIVVVIGFYFGYHQLHLPSKVYNFFTHTTNSLFTIAIAWFVISLVDRVLSGYKRSSYLEEKNELYDHVLPLSRKIIRFTLILVTAIIIVNNFGYNVTSLVASLGIGGLAVALAAQEVLKNIFGGVTIITDRPFKLGDYVSINDFEGTIEEIGLRSIRLKTYEGYYVTMPNHLITETSIKNYNRYKVTRLIFTIGLTYGMTDRQIITAKKLVEEALNQTKRVVKNTYEIEFINFNDFSLDLYIACDVACNIPPLRRKVRDSINMKIKQTFDKEGIEIAFPTQTVEWKRSN is encoded by the coding sequence ATGATGATCTTAAACTCAACATTTGATAAAATTATCAATAGCCGTTTTTTGGGTAGTTCGGTGTTGCAATATACGGTATTTTTGACTTACCTGCTTGGAGGAATTTTATTGGGTAGGCTGTTATACTTTTTTCTCAAAAAATACGCCCGTAGAGTGACTGCCAAAACCAAGTCTACCATAGACGACATGATTGTAGACTTGATCGAAGAACCCTTGGTAGCGATAGTAGTTGTTATAGGGTTTTATTTTGGGTATCATCAACTACACCTCCCTTCTAAAGTATATAATTTCTTCACCCATACTACCAATAGTTTATTTACTATAGCCATTGCTTGGTTTGTTATCAGTTTGGTAGACCGAGTGTTGTCGGGTTACAAGCGATCATCTTATTTAGAAGAAAAAAACGAGCTATACGACCATGTGTTGCCGCTTTCGCGGAAAATTATTCGTTTTACTTTAATTTTAGTTACAGCCATTATCATTGTTAACAACTTTGGCTATAATGTAACCTCATTGGTAGCAAGCTTGGGTATTGGTGGGTTGGCGGTGGCATTGGCAGCACAAGAAGTGTTAAAAAATATATTTGGTGGAGTGACCATTATTACTGACCGCCCTTTTAAGCTAGGCGACTATGTGTCAATTAACGATTTTGAGGGTACCATAGAAGAGATAGGGTTGAGGTCTATCAGACTTAAAACTTATGAAGGTTATTACGTTACTATGCCTAATCACCTGATTACCGAAACATCTATCAAAAACTACAATCGTTATAAGGTTACTCGCCTTATTTTTACCATCGGCTTGACCTATGGAATGACCGATAGACAGATTATTACAGCAAAAAAACTAGTAGAAGAAGCACTCAATCAAACCAAAAGAGTAGTCAAAAACACCTATGAAATAGAGTTTATTAATTTCAACGACTTTTCATTGGATCTTTACATTGCTTGCGATGTAGCGTGCAACATTCCTCCCTTACGGAGAAAAGTGCGGGACTCTATTAACATGAAAATAAAGCAGACTTTTGATAAGGAAGGTATCGAGATTGCGTTTCCTACTCAGACTGTAGAGTGGAAGCGAAGTAACTAA
- a CDS encoding OmpA family protein — translation MKFNTQILPRFTKTISLLIVVFFALPSSAQYVSPVYTVDSDYDGVPNVRDKCPTTPELIENYELAQAVTVKGKKVVVVFRNVRKNFEIRRRKLLIKKSRWLKRIRKADETTNPTKSAILSKIRDLDSLIKRPSIYEAKVTINGKVENFTIPIDVDEFGCLPDADGDGIPNIVDKCPEKPGIKKLKGCPPAKKKDRDGDGIIDEDDLCPEKPGPKKNKGCPEILKKEEEEILKKASKVLFAFSKAEIKTVSFSILDEVVRLLKKYPKSNIHLEGHTDNVGKDQSNLILSKNRAASVRQYFINKGINANRITSIGHGEQRPIDTNTTAKGRQNNRRVDMVMFFGKRTTKIIKKN, via the coding sequence ATGAAGTTTAACACACAAATACTCCCCCGATTTACCAAAACCATAAGCTTACTTATTGTAGTCTTTTTTGCGTTACCATCGTCTGCCCAATACGTATCGCCAGTATATACTGTAGACAGCGACTATGATGGTGTGCCCAATGTGCGTGACAAATGCCCAACCACTCCCGAACTGATTGAAAACTATGAGTTGGCACAAGCAGTAACTGTCAAAGGCAAAAAAGTAGTGGTGGTGTTCAGAAATGTAAGAAAAAACTTTGAGATACGCCGACGTAAGTTGCTTATCAAAAAGAGTCGTTGGCTCAAACGAATACGTAAAGCCGATGAAACAACCAATCCAACAAAAAGTGCGATCCTCAGCAAAATCAGAGACTTGGATAGCTTAATCAAGCGCCCATCTATATATGAGGCAAAAGTTACTATTAATGGGAAAGTAGAAAATTTTACCATTCCTATTGATGTAGACGAGTTTGGTTGTCTACCTGATGCAGATGGCGATGGTATACCAAATATTGTGGACAAGTGTCCTGAAAAGCCTGGGATAAAAAAATTAAAAGGTTGCCCCCCAGCCAAAAAGAAAGACCGTGATGGAGACGGCATTATTGATGAAGATGATCTTTGCCCCGAAAAGCCTGGTCCTAAAAAGAACAAAGGTTGTCCTGAAATTCTGAAAAAAGAAGAAGAAGAAATTCTGAAAAAAGCCAGTAAGGTTTTATTTGCTTTTTCAAAAGCAGAGATTAAAACTGTATCATTCTCTATACTAGACGAAGTAGTTCGATTGCTTAAAAAGTACCCTAAATCTAACATTCACTTAGAAGGGCACACCGATAATGTAGGGAAAGACCAAAGTAACCTGATACTGTCAAAAAACCGTGCTGCCTCAGTAAGACAATACTTTATAAACAAAGGTATTAATGCCAATCGTATTACTAGCATAGGCCATGGCGAACAACGCCCTATAGACACCAATACTACTGCTAAAGGACGGCAAAATAACCGGAGGGTAGATATGGTGATGTTTTTTGGCAAACGTACTACCAAAATTATTAAGAAAAATTAG